DNA sequence from the Vicia villosa cultivar HV-30 ecotype Madison, WI linkage group LG3, Vvil1.0, whole genome shotgun sequence genome:
TGAGGTTCATTGAAAAGTTCTCAAATTAAATAAgagtattattaattaaataataattaaagttgTCGTATAAAActctaaattatatataaattaaagtaTATTGTTTATGAAATGACAACTAAAAATAGTTTATAAATATTTAGATACATAGTTTAAAAATAGGTTAATCAATATTTATTGATACATGATAAATAAAAGTATTTTTCTCAACTTCTTTTCTCTCTACTTCTTTCTCACTTATTTCTTCTATTTCAAACACACTCTAAATGATTTTAATTTCTCTCTCACTTATTTCTTCTATTCCAAACTCATCATAAGTGATTTCAATAAAcacatttttttccttttaaaaaatatataattttaaaaacataaattttttaatattattttgggatgataaaaattgaaataataagcACACTCATTTTTAAAACCTAATAATATTGTTGTGTAAATATAGTAAATTATAATAGTGTTCAATAATAAATGTTGAATTTTATAATTATGATTATTCAATACATACTATTAACCTTGCAATACTATCACATCTCTCATAAATTTCAAATACAACCAATGTTTGGAATATTAATCATTTTGAAACATACATACAACCCATAAACATTTTGAaaatgcattgtttgaaattAGTATTGTTTGGAAtattaatcattttaaaacatGGATATAACCGATAAACATTTTGAAAAtgcattttttgaaatattaaaattgcaTTGAATATAGTAACCTAATATTAACCTAATAATTGTAAAATCAATTCAACCTTGGTAATATATAAACGCTTTAATGCAAATAATctgtagaaaaaataaaataattcaaatatttgGATAAAGTTTATTTCATGATTTATGTTTAATTTACTATTCCTGTTCCCTGTCAAAAAGTATCCTCTTTAAAGTTACTCACATAATGCAAATATAACAATTTCAAAATCAAAGCAATTACACTACAGTTTTCCTGTAAATATTTTGACACTTAAAATTGCTTAAAACAAATGTCCAAGCATAATGACAGGCtacattttgaataattttcagTATATTAATTATCTTGTAAGGTTTGAATTCTGCAGGACATGTATATCATGAAAACATTTTgatttatagaaaatttaatgCTAATAATCCTCTTGGTAATTAACCTGAATCAATAAGTATTATTATAGGTATTATTAGGAGATTGATTTTCGAACAGGCCATATAGTATTCAAGAAGGATTTGAGGAGACATGCTTGCTTAATGTTCTTTTCCTAGAACCATCAAACATTTCGCCGACGCCGGAACAGAAACAAAACGCGAAGAAAAATCACTGTAACCGTAAACAAAACTATACTCCCCGCTGTTGCCACCATCCTTGTCATCGAAGTTGAGAGCGAAACTCAACTGATCGTAGTTTAATGAAACTTATTTAACATTCACGTTACGGCTCTTAATGTATTGAATAGTTGAACGAATGTTTTCCATCTCGGTCCAGCAACGATCTTTAACCACTCACGCACCTTCATCCATCTACAGAACCACCATCACTAACCTTTAATACAAAATCAAATTCACCCTAAATAAAATTGATGAATTAAAACAatccaaaatcaaattaatttatataaacaacctaaaatcaaattaattcatataaataacCCACAATAAAATTGATTCATATCAATATTAAATTTGAATTCGAATTTGTTACACGGATCTGCGATGCAGGGCCGACCCAACCCGTTTAGAGGCCTAAAGCAAATTTTAAAGTGAGGTCtttaaaatgtatttcaaaatattaattttgtggttGTTAAGAGTTGAACTAAATACCAATAGGAAAAGAGGCCTATATATTAACAATTCAACTAcaataatatattaattcaaatgtcattaaatatttttatatctaaataaaaaaaatttgaggtcttttttaaaacaaaacttttgAGGCCTAAAGCCCTAGCTTTAGCAGCTTGGTCCTTGGGCCGGCCCTGCTGCGATGAATAACAAAAAACCCAAAAAAGTAAATGACTCATGAAAAGTTTGTACCTTGGCATTCTTATAATCGCAGCTTTAGAGTTTAACCAAATGAAGTTTGTAGAGTATCCCTAACCGGAGCTTTGGAATAGAGAAATGGATTGGAATATGAAATATGAAAACACAATACATGAAAACACAGAGAAAACACAGGGACATTAAAACAATttctgaaaatttaaaaaaagaccAGTTTAGCAAAAAAGCAAATATATTGTGCTTTGATTGGAGGCTGATTGAAGATGAGAGTGTTGTTGAGGCTGAGAGGAAGATAAAACTGTTAAATCGTTAAATCATTGGAGGCTGATACAGTAAACCCTTCAACTCATTTTTCTGGCTGCATTCAAAGATTAAATGTTAAATCGTTAAGAGACATTCGAAGATTAAATTGTTAACAAATATGAATAACAAATGAGAATATAATTTGAAGGGTTTTGAAGAATTCTGAGATGGTGAAGAATGTAAATCGTTTGTTGCAGTTCCAAGATAGTTTAGGAAAACACATGCTGCATATTGATTCTTTCAAAAGAGTGTTTTGGAAGCTAAAGTAATGACCCTGGAAATTCGTTATTTCTATTGGCCAAAGTAAAGATTCGTTATTTTCATTGGCCGAAGTAAAGACTGCAGTAATAATAGGATAGACATGCAACCCTatttaaaattaagaataattaggGAATGCAATTACCTTTAAGTCCTCGATTATCATTCTCAAATTGAAAATTAGAGGGTTAATGAAATAATTTACTATGTcttctactttattatattaaaagtagattctattaaaaaatcaaataatcctCAAATCATGCTTAGTGTGTGCTTTAAAGCCTTAATCCTTTAATTTtagtcaaacaaacaaaaaaaactgtaaggtttatcaagaaaGAGGAAAGAACCATAAAGTTCCCTCCAAAAACAAAAAGTACCTCTCCTAAACCTTTTGAACCGAATCGATCACTTTCATCATCATAATCACAATTCAATACAAAATTTAATACTCTCTATTCcttcaatctttcaaaatataCCGTACGATCAATGAAGTGCCTTTTCTTTAAATCCCCAAATCCCAATCACTCTCACTTCCCTCAATATTCCCATAACCGTCCTTTACGCCTCGCCGATATTCTCGCCACCGAAGACGACGCCGCCGCCGTTAACTCCATGGACGCCGTTCATAAAAAACCGCCATATCTTTCTCATCGCTCCACCAAATGCTTTTCGCCTCGGCGAATTCTTGGTTCTTTTCTGGCGGCGCTGCGGCCAAATAAAGATCGACGAATTCTGAAAAGCCGAGAGAAATTGCCGTCCACGCCGATAACGATTGAATTAAAAGGCAACGAAGAGGAATCAAGTGAGTATTTTTGTCTATTTGAATTTTCATCGATTAATTTGAAAAATTCGATTTCAATTGATACCTAATTACTGCGGTTAAATTtatagtgttgttgttgttggtgttctACAGGACAGTTAAATTGGAATGATACATCTTTTAAGCTAGGAGTTGGTTGTGGATTGCTATATGTGATTGCAGCGACGAAAAATGAGCTTAGCAAGATGGTTGAGCTGCGAAAAGAAATGGGAATTGTCCTTCAAAACATGAAAGGCGAAATTCAAAGTAAAGACGTACTTCTTAACCGATTGAAACAATGTGATGATGCTCTTGCTGAAGTTTCTGTCACTGATTTTCAAGAAGTTTCGTGCTCTAACAGTCACCTTTCGGTTGGTTCGGAGAAATCATGTTGTCAGGCGGAGTTGAAAGGCAATACTGGTTGTGATGGTTTTCTAGACTATGATATTCGTGAACAAGGTGAATGTGCAGAAGAGATTAATGAGCTTCAGGCGGAATTTGAATATGAGTTACAGCGGTTGCAGGTGTATTTGGATGGAGAGGCTGCATTTGAAGAAGTACAGCAAGAAAGAGTTGAGGTAAATTGTTTGAAGTTTGACTTCTCGTGATTATATTAAGCTGTTTATAGTTTTGTCAAATGCTATATGTTACATAAACCTTAACTTTCAAGTATTGATTAAGAAATAGTCTCTTGAATCGGTTGAAAGGCAATATCTAAATGGAGTTTGTAATGCCCTTTTGGTATCAAGAGGAGGCTACTTCTAGAGAAAAGAGGCCGCTCTTGAATTTTGACCAACCCAAGTTATGAAAATTGTATTAAGAATTTGCGGCTATATGATGTTTTTCTTTAGACTTTGACTTTAAGACGTCGCTTTTGTAAATTGTTAGGAACTTGGCTGATTAATTTTTTGCATTTTACTTTGCTGTTGGATTTTGTTACATTACGGAATGGCTGAAAGTGTGAATTGACAGGTTGTTGTTAAAGACTCTAGTTCAAAGAGCGAGAGTTCGAGTTTTGGTGAAATAATAGTGGAACATCAAGAAGCAAGTTATGATACTTCAGTTGGAGTCTCTCCTGTTGAATTGGAGAGAAGGTTGCATGAACTACTTGAAACAAGGCTTCAAGAACGGATAACAGAGCTAGAATCTGCGTTAGAATATGCCACACAAAAGCTCAACGAGAAGGAGATTAGGAGTATTTGGTGGGAAGACACGGCAAGGCACATCCCGTATCATGTTCCTGAAACTTCTCGATTTACTTTTCCACTTGATCCGGAGGCTGCTTTGAAGTTTAATGAAGTTGTAGGATAGCATTTAAAAATGTGAATATGACTAAGGCACCAAAATATTATTGCTGCCTCTGTGGTTTAATGACATTGCTTCTTTATATAGATTCAAATTGTTTTGTTAGTCTTTGGAGTAAATGGTTTGGTTTGGTTAGAAGCATGATTTTCAATATCAATGGTTGGGGATAACCAATACTCctaaaataatagaaattgaAGAGAGCAGTATAGTTTATAGGTACTCAACTTATTTTGTTATTTAGGTACTCAATTTTAAGACTGTATAGATGACTGTAAGCTATTTCTAGTCTGCAGTGTGAAATTTCTCTGGATATAGAAAATAACACAAATTCAAGTTTTTGACTCAAGTTCCTATATACATTAATTGAATTGCTCTTAAAAGATCTCCTCCCTAATGAATGTTTTTTAATTGAGCGTGTTTTTGGAGTATTATGTAACTTATAGAAAGATTTTTTGAGCTGTCTTATCAGAAGTTATAAATTTATAGATAATTAAATAGAAAGAAACACAACAATTATGCTTAAGTGTGTAATTGAAATAAATGTGATCTTATGTGTAAATTTTTATGGTCTTGGATAGAAGTGTTCACCTAAAAACATTTAATGTACTACCAAATTTTTTTATGGTCTTGGATAGAAGTGTTCACCCAAAAAAGTTTAAAATACAATTTACTTATGTGTAAATTTTTATGGTCTTGGATAGAAGTGTTcacccaattttttttttatggtgTACTATTTTTATATCTTCTACACTGATTATTGTATAAAAAAACCGATTCAAATTTCGGTCTTCATTgacttaatttaaaatatttaatgcaatagtaaattgtattttttttattagataAGAGTATAAAAaggataattaaataaatttgtcttatattttacacgaatttaaaaaattatttgtatttaattttttatttaaaaaggaaGGCCCTAAGTCCATAGGAGAAAACTAAATACAAATAGCTCTAAGAGTGTTAACTTCTAATACATCATAGAAGAGTAATTATGGATAGGAGTGTTCGCGGTACGGTTTGTGcggtttttatttaaaaaattatcttaACTGCAAAAGAAAAAAGTACGAGGTTCGATTTGGTTCGGTtcacttttagaaataaaaccaaaccaaaccaaaccaatacaGTTAGGTTGGTTCGGTTTTTCTTAAAATTATTAAGCCATGCATACacatagatgacaacataactttgtatttaatcatttatgtgttattaaataataacaaaactcatcatatttggacaacaacttttcatttaatatacaaaaataagattagataaatgtggaataaaaaacataaaatagtagcataaaacgatataaaaaatattataatgaaatagaaaaaaagaggagtgaaagattagagaagatgaaaaataaagaataaaagagaTGAGAGACTGGAGAATAAGAGGAGCATTAAAAATGTAATTGAAAGAGAaaacagtagaataaaaataataagatgaaaaagaaagaagttAAGAGATGAGAGACTAGATAACAAGAGGTGATATGTACTTGTAAAAGATGAGAAAAAGGTGCGATATCACTAagtgagatttgagaagacttaaactatAAAACCTTTAGTGTGAAGAAGGGAAAATTATTCGTAATCGTAAAGCTAAAGCATAATAAGTTTGAATTTGGGTTGGATGTGGGTTAAGTGAATGTTGTTTGTAACATaacgcggtttggtttggtttgtttcgATTTGTAAATTACAAACCCAAACCGAACTGAACCACgtagttttgttaaaaaatggttCAAAACACATCTGAATTAAATGCGATTTTTGCAATTTTGTATTGAACCGATTTAATTTTGAAAACTCTTAATTATGAAAGAGTAGAGGCAAAATTTCAAATGgacatttttttttgtaaacctcGAACCATGATCATTAGTGATTCATATTATATTTAAGTTGACTATTGTGGCTGCAAAACGACTCGTTTTCCGATACACGGATTTTCCATTCACCATTAATTTTTTATCTATAATATTTATCCAAGAAACTAGATTTGTAAATCTCAAATAGTATCAATTTGGGATTCCAGTTTTATCTTAcatttttttttctatattatCATTACTACCTCCTATCACTTTTATAAATAGAATTATCTAATATCAATCAGATTATAAAAGTTAGGGTTAGATTTCATGTAAAACACATAAAATTTACTAAATTACTTTTTAATGGTTAATAGATCAACtatgtattaaatattttaaatacaatAAAGGGTATATAAGAAATACTAACAATAACACAAATAAGTTTATAATAATAACACAAATAAGTTTATAATAAAGGGTAAatatttaaacttattttttctaAAGTTTTAAAcggaaaaaatattaattttcagCTTAGAAGGCCCAAACGAAAACAAAATGAGGACCCTcttcaattattaaaataattgaaaatttcaTTACATTAgttttaggaaatttctttatatAAGGTGGAAAACGCTCttaatatttctaaaaaattCTTCGGATATGTATATCTGAATGCATCCTTATCACATTTTACTGATTTCAGATATAGATATCCGAAAACACCATAAACCACTTTcaaatatgcatatctgaaatatgtTCAgagtgattttttttcaaaacaatgatATCATTCTTTTAAAAGCTATATTTGACAAAATGTAACGGAAAATAAAAAATACGCAAACTAAAATAAATAGCAGAtatcaaaatatgaaaatagttgTTCGGATGAGTGCATAAGGTAAAAATATTACAACAATGAAAAAAAGTcatgaataaaacataaatagacaactactactgagtatgcctaatgcGAACATTCTGGGACCTCCTCTGCATCCTATACGCCACCGCACTGGACACCTCACTGACCATCCTCTATACTATCACAACCACTTATGAACCGTCCTGCTCAATGATCCCTCTCTCCAATGCCTCCTGCCCTATCGAGTGTATCCACTAGAAAATCGGCAGGAGATCAGTGGCATGATCATCCTTAGTCCGCTGGTTCTCAAGAGCTCCTCGTGTGTTGGTCTAGGTGGATGCCCAGGCGCATCAGGTGTCATGATAGGATGTGACACCTGATAGAACCATGTAGGGATGTTCGCGGTGCAGTTTGGGCAGTTTTGacgaaaaaatcatccgaaccgcaagagaaaaaatcgtgcagTTTGGtttggctcagttggcttttagaaaaaaaccgaaccaaaccaaaccattgcggtttggtttggttcggttcggttcgtttttttacaaatattttatcgatccatacatacacatatagatgacaacataactttgtatttagacattcatacactatcaaataacaataaaactcGACATATTTTGacaactttttatttaatatgtaaaaattaaattagacaaaagtgaaataataaacataaaacaatagtctaaaacaatataaaaattattataatgaaataaaaaaaaaagaagagacgagagattagtgaagatgaaaaagaaaaaaagaaaagagtagAGAGATTAGAGAACaaaatgtgcgataaaaatgaaactgataTAGGAAACATtttcataaaaatgagaaggtgaagaagaaagaatataagagaacAGAGATTAGAGAATatgagggaagatgtatgtggcaaagaaggagcgataatgctattagagatttgagaagatcgggactgaaatcatatgtgtaaggatgaggaaattgttcgtaatcattaggctaaggtataataggtttaaggttgtgttggatgtgagttaagtaaaagttaggttgtaacataatgcggtttgattcggtttgattcgatttacaaaatacaaactgcaaaccgaaccgaaccatgcggtttttgttaaaagatgacccaaacaaatccgaaccgaaccatgcggtttttgttaaaagatgacccaaacaaatccgaaccaaatgcggttttttgcggtttcggtttggtttggtttgcggttttctattgggttggtttgattttgaacacccctagaaccatgtcacgtacccATCTACACAGTGCCAGCTCTGGGTGGCCCGCGTACGCCGTTACTCCTCTGGAACTAGATGATGCGCCCAATCCTCAAAGATAGCACTGAGCTCCTGGCGGGTAACGATGTCAGGAGCAACCTCAAATGGAGACCTCAGTATCATCTGCACACGTCTAAACTGCCTCATGCACTGCTCCGTCAGATACCTGACCATGGTGTTGGCCTTACATGCCAACCCTCCAGAATATAATGTGATGTTCGAATGGGACAATATCACCGTAATCAGTGAAGGGCGCCCACTGGATGTCATCGTGAGCAGTACGATTGAGGTATACACGATATGGCTCCACTTTCTCATTCCCCCTCTAGAGAACA
Encoded proteins:
- the LOC131660667 gene encoding protein POLAR LOCALIZATION DURING ASYMMETRIC DIVISION AND REDISTRIBUTION-like, yielding MKCLFFKSPNPNHSHFPQYSHNRPLRLADILATEDDAAAVNSMDAVHKKPPYLSHRSTKCFSPRRILGSFLAALRPNKDRRILKSREKLPSTPITIELKGNEEESRQLNWNDTSFKLGVGCGLLYVIAATKNELSKMVELRKEMGIVLQNMKGEIQSKDVLLNRLKQCDDALAEVSVTDFQEVSCSNSHLSVGSEKSCCQAELKGNTGCDGFLDYDIREQGECAEEINELQAEFEYELQRLQVYLDGEAAFEEVQQERVEVVVKDSSSKSESSSFGEIIVEHQEASYDTSVGVSPVELERRLHELLETRLQERITELESALEYATQKLNEKEIRSIWWEDTARHIPYHVPETSRFTFPLDPEAALKFNEVVG